In one Silene latifolia isolate original U9 population chromosome 10, ASM4854445v1, whole genome shotgun sequence genomic region, the following are encoded:
- the LOC141605445 gene encoding protein GIGANTEA isoform X2, with protein sequence MARISEKWIDGLQFSSLFWPPPPEAQQRKVQITAYVDYFGQFISERFSEEIAELIRNRYPSNEKHLFDDVLATFVLHHPEHCDAVVLPIISLIIDGTLVYDKDKSPFASFISLFCPDDENEYSEQWALACGEILRILTHYNRPVYKVERQKTADTTRSKEEATTSSSAIADSSNSFSLQTERRPSRPLSPWITDTLLVSPLGIKSDYFRWCGGVMGRYASGELKPPMISTSQGNGKHPKLMPSTPRWAVANGAGVIVSVCDEEVTRYETVTLTAVAVPALLLPPPTTSFDEHLIAGLPALEPYARLFHRYYAIATPSATQRLLLGLLEAPPSWAPDALDAAVQLVELLRAAEDYTSGMRLPKNWMHLHFLRAIGIAMSMREGIAADAAAALLFRILSQPALLFPPLRQVEGFDVQHEPSGGYISCYRKQIELPAAAATIEATAQGVASMLCAHGPEVEWRICTIWEAAYGLIPLNSSAVDLPELIVATPLQPPLLSWNLYIPLLKVLEYLPRGSPSEACLMKIFVATVEAILHRTFPIEACSVENRRLRSSAGPGSVSKNLAVAELRTMVHSLFLEPGATEELASRLLFVVLTACVSHEAHTKGQKRVDDRDSASLSNPSKSKDSKKHRDPTSRKSKKQGPIAAFDSYVLAAVCALACELQLYPLIYGVSNSSSFKDPKDTSKPVKLNGSSCEFQGGMESAMCHTRRILSILEALFLLRPSTIGLSWEYSSNEIVAAAMVAAHVSELFRRSKACMNALSVLMRCKWDNEIHNRASSLYNLIDVHSKAVASIVNKAEPLEAQLSTSQVSRDSPGILRGKKTHECTGPTSTVCFQSEVPSTLASEESSHSKKLLDSGKVYTTEDVESSPCRSIASFQMNASDLANFLTMDRHIGFNCSVQNFIQSVLVVKQELCFSVVSLLWHKLLASPETQPSAESTSAQQGWRQVVDALCNVVSVSPAKAATAVILQAERDLQPWIAKDDDQGQKMWMANQRIVKLLVELMRNYETPESLVILASASDLLLRATDGMLVDGEACTLPQLELLEATARAVQQVSKWGESGLAIADGLSNLLKCRVPATIACLSHPSAHVRARSISVLRDILQNGSITPGLKQENSSSIHGPLQLLHLGITEWQADIEKCLTWEAHSRLARGDVMLYLDIAAKELGCKLTI encoded by the exons ATGGCGCGTATATCGGAAAAATGGATTGACGGGCTTCAGTTCTCGTCGTTGTTCTGGCCGCCTCCTCCAGAAGCTCAGCAGAGGAAG GTGCAAATTACTGCCTATGTTGACTATTTTGGACAATTCATATCAGAGCGATTTTCTGAAGAAATTGCTGAG CTAATTCGGAACCGTTATCCATCAAATGAAAAGCATCTATTTGATGATGTTTTAG CTACATTTGTTCTCCACCACCCAGAGCATTGCGATGCTGTTGTTCTTCCAATTATTTCTCTCATTATTGATGGCACGCTGGTGTATGACAAGGACAAATCTCCATTTGCGTCTTTTATTTCCTTGTTCTGTCCAGATGATGAG AATGAGTATTCTGAGCAGTGGGCATTGGCTTGTGGAGAAATACTACGGATCTTAACTCATTATAACCGCCCGGTGTACAAGGTTGAGCGACAGAAAACTGCTGATACTACTAGGTCTAAGGAGGAAGCAACAACCAGCAGCTCTGCGATAGCTGATTCGTCAAATTCCTTTTCCTTACAAACTGAAAGAAGACCTTCAAGGCCTTTGTCCCCCTGGATCACTGATACTTTACTTGTATCCCCTCTTGGTATCAAAAGTGATTATTTTCGATG GTGTGGTGGTGTTATGGGACGATATGCCTCTGGAGAACTCAAGCCACCGATGATTT CTACCTCTCAAGGGAATGGGAAACATCCTAAGTTAATGCCATCAACACCACGCTGGGCTGTTGCTAATGGTGCTGGTGTTATAGTCAGTGTTTGTGACGAGGAAGTCACCCGTTATGAGACCGTTACTTTGACAGCAGTAGCAGTTCCTGCTCTTCTGCTTCCTCCTCCCACTACATCTTTTGATGAGCATCTTATTGCTGGCCTACCTGCACTCGAACCATATGCACGTCTATTTCATCG GTATTATGCAATCGCCACGCCAAGTGCCACCCAGAGATTATTGCTTGGACTTCTTGAAGCACCCCCCTCTTGGGCTCCCGATGCACTTGATGCTGCCGTACAACTTGTGGAGCTTCTTCGTGCAGCTGAAGATTATACATCTGGCATGAGA TTGCCAAAAAACTGGATGCATCTGCATTTTCTGAGAGCCATTGGCATTGCCATGTCTATGAGAGAAGGCATTGCTGCAGATGCAGCAGCGGCATTGTTATTCCGCATACTTTCTCAACCTGCGCTGCTGTTTCCTCCATTGAGACAAGTCGAGGGATTTGATGTCCAACATGAACCTTCAGGTGGCTATATATCATGTTACAGAAAGCAG ATAGAACTGCCTGCCGCAGCAGCAACTATAGAAGCCACTGCACAAGGCGTTGCTTCCATGCTTTGTGCCCATGGTCCGGAGGTGGAATGGAGAATCTGCACCATTTGGGAAGCTGCCTATGGTTTGATACCACTTAATTCTTCAGCTGTTGATCTTCCTGAACTAATAGTTGCTACCCCATTGCAGCCGCCTCTTTTATCTTGGAACTTGTACATACCACTTCTTAAGGTTTTAGAGTATCTCCCTCGTGGAAGTCCATCAGAAGCATGTCTTATGAAAATATTTGTGGCAACTGTAGAAGCAATCTTACATAGGACGTTTCCTATCGAGGCTTGTTCCGTAGAAAATCGACGATTACGATCAAGTGCGGGTCCAGGATCAGTATCCAAAAACCTTGCTGTGGCCGAGCTCCGTACTATGGTACATTCACTGTTCCTAGAACCAGGTGCCACTGAAGAGCTTGCTTCTCGACTGCTCTTTGTTGTGCTGACTGCATGTGTCAGTCATGAAGCTCATACAAAAGGTCAAAAAAGGGTTGATGATAGAGACTCAGCAAGTCTATCTAATCCTTCAAAATCCAAAGATTCAAAGAAACATAGAGACCCAACAAGTAGGAAGTCAAAGAAGCAAGGCCCTATAGCTGCATTTGATTCCTATGTTTTGGCAGCTGTTTGTGCTCTGGCCTGTGAACTTCAGCTGTATCCGTTGATTTATGGAGTATCCAATTCCTCTAGCTTCAAAGACCCAAAGGACACTTCGAAGCCCGTTAAACTAAATGGGTCGTCTTGTGAGTTTCAAGGTGGTATGGAGTCTGCCATGTGTCATACTCGTAGGATTTTGTCCATTTTGGAAGCGTTGTTTTTACTAAGACCATCAACCATTGGCTTATCATGGGAATACAGTTCAAATGAAATAGTTGCTGCAGCCATGGTTGCAGCTCATGTTTCTGAATTATTTAGGCGGTCCAAGGCCTGCATGAACGCTCTTTCTGTTTTAATGCGGTGTAAATGGGATAATGAAATACACAACAGGGCGTCTTCACTGTATAACCTTATCGATGTCCACAGTAAAGCAGTTGCTTCAATTGTTAACAAGGCAGAACCTTTGGAAGCACAATTATCAACTTCACAGGTGTCTAGAGATTCGCCAGGTATTTTAAGGGGGAAAAAAACTCACGAATGCACAGGGCCTACAAGCACAGTTTGTTTTCAGTCAGAGGTTCCTTCAACTCTTGCATCTGAAGAATCATCGCATTCGAAGAAATTGCTGGACAGTGGAAAGGTGTACACAACTGAGGATGTTGAAAGTTCTCCGTGTAGAAGCATTGCGAGCTTTCAAATGAATGCATCAGATTTGGCCAATTTTCTGACAATGGACAGGCATATAGGATTTAATTGCAGTGTACAAAATTTCATTCAGTCAGTTCTTGTTGTGAAACAAGAGCTTTGCTTCTCCGTGGTTTCACTCCTTTGGCACAAGTTGCTTGCATCACCTGAAACCCAACCAAGTGCGGAAAGTACTTCAGCACAACAAGGATGGAGACAG GTGGTTGATGCTCTATGCAATGTTGTGTCTGTATCACCAGCTAAAGCAGCAACAGCAGTTATTCTTCAG GCTGAAAGGGATTTACAGCCTTGGATTGCCAAGGATGATGACCAGGGCCAGAAAATGTGGATGGCTAACCAGCGAATTGTGAAACTGTTAGTTGAGTTGATGAGAAATTATGAGACCCCAGAATCATTGGTCATTCTAGCAAGTGCTTCAGATCTTCTATTACGTGCGACAGATGGAATGCTTGTTGATGGAGAAGCTTGTACACTTCCTCAGTTAGAG CTTCTGGAAGCAACTGCCAGAGCAGTGCAACAAGTTTCAAAATGGGGGGAATCAGGATTAGCAATTGCAGATGGCCTCTCCAACCTTTTAAAG
- the LOC141605445 gene encoding protein GIGANTEA isoform X1: protein MARISEKWIDGLQFSSLFWPPPPEAQQRKVQITAYVDYFGQFISERFSEEIAELIRNRYPSNEKHLFDDVLATFVLHHPEHCDAVVLPIISLIIDGTLVYDKDKSPFASFISLFCPDDENEYSEQWALACGEILRILTHYNRPVYKVERQKTADTTRSKEEATTSSSAIADSSNSFSLQTERRPSRPLSPWITDTLLVSPLGIKSDYFRWCGGVMGRYASGELKPPMISTSQGNGKHPKLMPSTPRWAVANGAGVIVSVCDEEVTRYETVTLTAVAVPALLLPPPTTSFDEHLIAGLPALEPYARLFHRYYAIATPSATQRLLLGLLEAPPSWAPDALDAAVQLVELLRAAEDYTSGMRLPKNWMHLHFLRAIGIAMSMREGIAADAAAALLFRILSQPALLFPPLRQVEGFDVQHEPSGGYISCYRKQIIDYQIELPAAAATIEATAQGVASMLCAHGPEVEWRICTIWEAAYGLIPLNSSAVDLPELIVATPLQPPLLSWNLYIPLLKVLEYLPRGSPSEACLMKIFVATVEAILHRTFPIEACSVENRRLRSSAGPGSVSKNLAVAELRTMVHSLFLEPGATEELASRLLFVVLTACVSHEAHTKGQKRVDDRDSASLSNPSKSKDSKKHRDPTSRKSKKQGPIAAFDSYVLAAVCALACELQLYPLIYGVSNSSSFKDPKDTSKPVKLNGSSCEFQGGMESAMCHTRRILSILEALFLLRPSTIGLSWEYSSNEIVAAAMVAAHVSELFRRSKACMNALSVLMRCKWDNEIHNRASSLYNLIDVHSKAVASIVNKAEPLEAQLSTSQVSRDSPGILRGKKTHECTGPTSTVCFQSEVPSTLASEESSHSKKLLDSGKVYTTEDVESSPCRSIASFQMNASDLANFLTMDRHIGFNCSVQNFIQSVLVVKQELCFSVVSLLWHKLLASPETQPSAESTSAQQGWRQVVDALCNVVSVSPAKAATAVILQAERDLQPWIAKDDDQGQKMWMANQRIVKLLVELMRNYETPESLVILASASDLLLRATDGMLVDGEACTLPQLELLEATARAVQQVSKWGESGLAIADGLSNLLKCRVPATIACLSHPSAHVRARSISVLRDILQNGSITPGLKQENSSSIHGPLQLLHLGITEWQADIEKCLTWEAHSRLARGDVMLYLDIAAKELGCKLTI from the exons ATGGCGCGTATATCGGAAAAATGGATTGACGGGCTTCAGTTCTCGTCGTTGTTCTGGCCGCCTCCTCCAGAAGCTCAGCAGAGGAAG GTGCAAATTACTGCCTATGTTGACTATTTTGGACAATTCATATCAGAGCGATTTTCTGAAGAAATTGCTGAG CTAATTCGGAACCGTTATCCATCAAATGAAAAGCATCTATTTGATGATGTTTTAG CTACATTTGTTCTCCACCACCCAGAGCATTGCGATGCTGTTGTTCTTCCAATTATTTCTCTCATTATTGATGGCACGCTGGTGTATGACAAGGACAAATCTCCATTTGCGTCTTTTATTTCCTTGTTCTGTCCAGATGATGAG AATGAGTATTCTGAGCAGTGGGCATTGGCTTGTGGAGAAATACTACGGATCTTAACTCATTATAACCGCCCGGTGTACAAGGTTGAGCGACAGAAAACTGCTGATACTACTAGGTCTAAGGAGGAAGCAACAACCAGCAGCTCTGCGATAGCTGATTCGTCAAATTCCTTTTCCTTACAAACTGAAAGAAGACCTTCAAGGCCTTTGTCCCCCTGGATCACTGATACTTTACTTGTATCCCCTCTTGGTATCAAAAGTGATTATTTTCGATG GTGTGGTGGTGTTATGGGACGATATGCCTCTGGAGAACTCAAGCCACCGATGATTT CTACCTCTCAAGGGAATGGGAAACATCCTAAGTTAATGCCATCAACACCACGCTGGGCTGTTGCTAATGGTGCTGGTGTTATAGTCAGTGTTTGTGACGAGGAAGTCACCCGTTATGAGACCGTTACTTTGACAGCAGTAGCAGTTCCTGCTCTTCTGCTTCCTCCTCCCACTACATCTTTTGATGAGCATCTTATTGCTGGCCTACCTGCACTCGAACCATATGCACGTCTATTTCATCG GTATTATGCAATCGCCACGCCAAGTGCCACCCAGAGATTATTGCTTGGACTTCTTGAAGCACCCCCCTCTTGGGCTCCCGATGCACTTGATGCTGCCGTACAACTTGTGGAGCTTCTTCGTGCAGCTGAAGATTATACATCTGGCATGAGA TTGCCAAAAAACTGGATGCATCTGCATTTTCTGAGAGCCATTGGCATTGCCATGTCTATGAGAGAAGGCATTGCTGCAGATGCAGCAGCGGCATTGTTATTCCGCATACTTTCTCAACCTGCGCTGCTGTTTCCTCCATTGAGACAAGTCGAGGGATTTGATGTCCAACATGAACCTTCAGGTGGCTATATATCATGTTACAGAAAGCAG ATTATTGATTATCAGATAGAACTGCCTGCCGCAGCAGCAACTATAGAAGCCACTGCACAAGGCGTTGCTTCCATGCTTTGTGCCCATGGTCCGGAGGTGGAATGGAGAATCTGCACCATTTGGGAAGCTGCCTATGGTTTGATACCACTTAATTCTTCAGCTGTTGATCTTCCTGAACTAATAGTTGCTACCCCATTGCAGCCGCCTCTTTTATCTTGGAACTTGTACATACCACTTCTTAAGGTTTTAGAGTATCTCCCTCGTGGAAGTCCATCAGAAGCATGTCTTATGAAAATATTTGTGGCAACTGTAGAAGCAATCTTACATAGGACGTTTCCTATCGAGGCTTGTTCCGTAGAAAATCGACGATTACGATCAAGTGCGGGTCCAGGATCAGTATCCAAAAACCTTGCTGTGGCCGAGCTCCGTACTATGGTACATTCACTGTTCCTAGAACCAGGTGCCACTGAAGAGCTTGCTTCTCGACTGCTCTTTGTTGTGCTGACTGCATGTGTCAGTCATGAAGCTCATACAAAAGGTCAAAAAAGGGTTGATGATAGAGACTCAGCAAGTCTATCTAATCCTTCAAAATCCAAAGATTCAAAGAAACATAGAGACCCAACAAGTAGGAAGTCAAAGAAGCAAGGCCCTATAGCTGCATTTGATTCCTATGTTTTGGCAGCTGTTTGTGCTCTGGCCTGTGAACTTCAGCTGTATCCGTTGATTTATGGAGTATCCAATTCCTCTAGCTTCAAAGACCCAAAGGACACTTCGAAGCCCGTTAAACTAAATGGGTCGTCTTGTGAGTTTCAAGGTGGTATGGAGTCTGCCATGTGTCATACTCGTAGGATTTTGTCCATTTTGGAAGCGTTGTTTTTACTAAGACCATCAACCATTGGCTTATCATGGGAATACAGTTCAAATGAAATAGTTGCTGCAGCCATGGTTGCAGCTCATGTTTCTGAATTATTTAGGCGGTCCAAGGCCTGCATGAACGCTCTTTCTGTTTTAATGCGGTGTAAATGGGATAATGAAATACACAACAGGGCGTCTTCACTGTATAACCTTATCGATGTCCACAGTAAAGCAGTTGCTTCAATTGTTAACAAGGCAGAACCTTTGGAAGCACAATTATCAACTTCACAGGTGTCTAGAGATTCGCCAGGTATTTTAAGGGGGAAAAAAACTCACGAATGCACAGGGCCTACAAGCACAGTTTGTTTTCAGTCAGAGGTTCCTTCAACTCTTGCATCTGAAGAATCATCGCATTCGAAGAAATTGCTGGACAGTGGAAAGGTGTACACAACTGAGGATGTTGAAAGTTCTCCGTGTAGAAGCATTGCGAGCTTTCAAATGAATGCATCAGATTTGGCCAATTTTCTGACAATGGACAGGCATATAGGATTTAATTGCAGTGTACAAAATTTCATTCAGTCAGTTCTTGTTGTGAAACAAGAGCTTTGCTTCTCCGTGGTTTCACTCCTTTGGCACAAGTTGCTTGCATCACCTGAAACCCAACCAAGTGCGGAAAGTACTTCAGCACAACAAGGATGGAGACAG GTGGTTGATGCTCTATGCAATGTTGTGTCTGTATCACCAGCTAAAGCAGCAACAGCAGTTATTCTTCAG GCTGAAAGGGATTTACAGCCTTGGATTGCCAAGGATGATGACCAGGGCCAGAAAATGTGGATGGCTAACCAGCGAATTGTGAAACTGTTAGTTGAGTTGATGAGAAATTATGAGACCCCAGAATCATTGGTCATTCTAGCAAGTGCTTCAGATCTTCTATTACGTGCGACAGATGGAATGCTTGTTGATGGAGAAGCTTGTACACTTCCTCAGTTAGAG CTTCTGGAAGCAACTGCCAGAGCAGTGCAACAAGTTTCAAAATGGGGGGAATCAGGATTAGCAATTGCAGATGGCCTCTCCAACCTTTTAAAG